A genomic window from Lotus japonicus ecotype B-129 chromosome 1, LjGifu_v1.2 includes:
- the LOC130733840 gene encoding sister chromatid cohesion protein SCC4, translating into MEAVAAGLWTLAEHHENTGEIAKAIKCLEAICQTEVSFPPIVEVKTRLRIATLLLHYSHNVNHAKAHLERSQLLLKSIPSCFELKCRAFSLLSQCYQLVGAIPPQKQVLHKGLELTASVGYEISMKLWSCNFNSQLANALSIEGDYRGSLSALECGYACATEVYYPELQMFFATSILHVHLMQWDDDSLVEQAVNKCNEIWESIEPDKRRQCPGLLFYNELLHIFYRLRLCDYKNAAPHVDNLDAAMKTSMQQTQQMQELVKELNALDQSLSRSDLYHRDRAALSKKQAMIQEQLRNMTGLSPIGRESLEPVYFGNARRSIGDKLQLAPPPIDGEWLLKSAVYALVDLIVVIFGRPKGLFKECGKRIKSGMRIIQDELVKLGITDGVREVDLQHSSIWMAGVYLMLLIQFLENKVAIELTRAEFVEAQEALIQMRNWFMRFPTILQACECIIEMLRGQYAHAVGCYNEAAFHYIQAVKLTESKSMQTMCHVYAAVSYICIGDAESSSQALDLIGPVYGVMDSFVGVREKTGVLFAYGLLLMKQQDLQESRNRLARGLQLTHTYLGNLQLVSQYLTVLGSLALALQDTAQAREILKSSLTLAKKLYDIPTQIWVLSVLTGLYKDLGERGNEMENAEYQTRKTIDLQRRIADANASIYHLEIINKVRFEVDPLHELDAKRAMAGPTMGVSLDIPESIGLSAPLPAPSSSRLVDIDTGKLRKWRS; encoded by the exons ATGGAGGCGGTGGCGGCGGGACTCTGGACTCTGGCGGAGCACCACGAGAACACCGGCGAAATCGCCAAAGCAATCAAATGCCTCGAAGCCATTTGTCAAACCGAAGTCTCCTTTCCCCCTATCGTCGAGGTCAAGACTCGTCTTCGCATCGCCACTCTCCTCCTCCACTATTCTCACAACGTCAACCACGCCAAAGCACACCTCGAACGTTCC CAATTGCTTTTGAAATCGATTCCTTCATGCTTTGAATTGAAGTGCCGAGCGTTCAGTTTGCTCAGCCAGTGCTACCAGCTTGTTGGCGCGATTCCGCCGCAGAAGCAAGTGCTGCACAAGGGTCTTGAGCTCACAGCTTCTGTTGGATACGA GATTTCAATGAAGTTATGGTCTTGCAACTTCAATTCACAGCTTGCAAATGCTTTGTCTATTGAAGGAGACTACCGAGGTTCACTCTCTGCCTTAGAGTGTGGATATGCCTGTGCTACTGAAGTATACTACCCGGAATTGCAG ATGTTTTTTGCCACTTCAATACTGCATGTCCACCTCATGCAATGGGACGATGATAGTTTGGTTGAGCAGGCTGTTAATAAATGCAATGAGATTTGGGAGTCAATTGAGCCAGATAAA AGAAGACAATGCCCTGGCTTACTCTTTTACAATGAATTGTTGCACATATTCTATCGACTGCGGCTATGTGATTACAAGAATGCTGCACCCCATGTAGACAATCTGGATGCTGCCATGAAGACTAGTATGCAGCAAACACAACAAATGCAAGAGCTAGTGAAGGAGCTCAATGCTTTAGATCAAAGTCTCTCCAGATCTGACCTTTACCACAGGGATAGGGCAGCACTATCTAAAAAGCAAGCAATGATTCAAGAGCAGCTGAGAAACATGACTGGATTGAGTCCAATTGGTCGGGAATCTCTGGAACCAGTATACTTTGGGAATGCCAGAAGGTCAATAGGAGATAAGCTTCAGTTAGCACCTCCTCCTATTGATGGTGAATGGCTTCTTAAAAGCGCTGTCTATGCATTAGTTGATCTAATAGTTGTTATATTTGGGCGCCCAAAAGGACTTTTCAAGGAGTGTGGAAAGCGCATAAAGTCTGGGATGCGTATAATTCAAG ATGAGTTAGTAAAGCTTGGAATTACTGATGGCGTCAGAG AAGTGGACTTACAACACTCCTCTATCTGGATGGCTGGAGTTTACTTGATGCTACTAATACAGTTTCTTGAAAACAAAGTGGccatagagctcacaagagcaGAGTTTGTTGAAGCACAAGAG GCTTTGATACAGATGAGAAATTGGTTCATGCGGTTTCCAACTATATTACAGGCATGTGAATGCATCATTGAGATGCTTAGAGGCCAATATGCTCATGCTGTTGGCTGTTATAATGAAGCTGCTTTTCATTATATTCAAGCAGTAAAG CTTACAGAGAGTAAATCAATGCAAACTATGTGCCATGTTTATGCAGCTGTTTCATATATCTGCATTGGTGATGCTGAATCTTCTTCACAG GCACTTGATTTGATTGGGCCAGTTTATGGAGTAATGGATTCTTTTGTGGGAGTTAGAGAAAAAACAGGTGTTCTTTTTGCATATGGTCTTTTATTGATGAAGCAACAGGATCTACAAGAATCAAG aAATCGCCTGGCAAGGGGATTGCAACTGACACATACTTATTTGGGGAACCTTCAACTTGTTTCTCAATATCTGACAGTCCTTGGCAGTTTGGCACTTGCGCTGCAGGACACAGCACAGGCGAGGGAGATATTGAAATCATCTTTGACCTTGGCAAAAAAGCTTTATGATATTCCTACTCAGATCTGGGTGCTGTCTGTTTTGACAG GTTTATATAAAGATTTAGGGGAAAGGGGAAACGAAATGGAGAATGCTGAGTACCAGACAAGAAAAACGATTGATTTGCAGAGGAGAATAGCAGATGCAAATGCTTCCATCTATCATCTTGAAATA ATTAACAAAGTAAGATTTGAAGTTGACCCATTGCATGAGTTGGACGCCAAGCGTGCAATGGCAGGCCCAACCATGGGAGTCAGTCTTGACATCCCAGAATCTATTGGTCTGTCAGCACCCTTACCTGCTCCATCGTCTTCAAGACTAGTTGATATAGACACTGGAAAACTTAGAAAATGGAGATCTTAG